A segment of the Streptomyces sp. P9-A2 genome:
ATCTCGACCAGGGAGGCCGGGAGGAAGCCACGGAGGCCGATGTCGAGGATGAGACCACCCTTGACGACCTCGATGACGGTACCCGTGACGATGCCGTCCTCTTCCTTGATCTTCTCGATGGTGCCCCAGGCGCGCTCGTACTGGGCGCGCTTCTTCGAGAGGATCAGGCGGCCTTCCTTGTCCTCCTTCTGGAGAACAAGGGCTTCGATCTCGTCACCGACGGCGACGACCTCATTGGGGTCGACGTCGTGCTTGATCGAGAGCTCGCGGCTCGGGATGACACCTTCGGTCTTGTAACCGATGTCGAGCAGGACCTCGTCCCGGTCGACCTTCACGATGACGCCGTCGACGATGTCGCCGTCGTTGAAGTACTTGATCGTCTCGTCGATCGCGGCGAGGAAGGCTTCCTCGTTACCGATGTCGTTGACCGCAACCTGCGGGGTGGTGGCGGTGGTCTCGGTGCTGCTCGTCATGTGGGAAAGGGCTCCGGTACGGACAGTGAGTCGTAGGTACTGCTACGCCGGAACCCGTTTCGCTCTGCAGAAGCCGGACAGCTCAGGAAGAGCTGTTCCAGACACCGGGTGTCCGGTGACGCCTCGACAACCGAGGGGACATACAACAGACGCGAGCACAGCCTGCTATGTCTGAGGTGCGCAGGCTCGCAGCGCAACTTGTAGCATACGGGTGCAGCCGGGCGGGGTCAATGCACGAAGCCCCCCACCCGGGGCAGATCGCCGCATAACCGGCACAATTCCCCCGTCCGGGGGTAGAGCCGCACGTCAGATGCCACCTTGAGGCCACGCGGAACCCGCCACCGCAGGACACCGCGCCCCCTGTGGCGACAGCCGGGGCGACTGGACGGAAGAGTACGACGATGGAGCCGATCATCCAAGAGCCCGAAGGCCCCGAACCCGAGGCGACCCGACGGGACGCCGGCATCACCGAGAGCGCCCGCGCCAACCGGGGCTGGTGGGACCGCAACGCGGACGAGTACCAGGTCGAGCACGGCACGTTCCTCGGCGACGACCGCTTCGTGTGGTGCCCCGAGGGACTCGACGAGGTGGAGGCCGAGCTCCTCGGCCCGCCGGAGGAACTGAAGGACCGCGCCGTCCTGGAGCTCGGCGCCGGAGCGGCCCAGTGCTCGCGCTGGCTGGCCGCGCAGGGCGCGCGCCCGGTGGCCCTGGACATCTCGCACCGGCAGCTTCAGCACGCGCTGCGCATCGGCGGCCCGTTCCCGCTGGTGTGCGCGGACGCGGGCGTGCTGCCGTTCGCGGACGGCTCCTTCGACCTGGCCTGCTCGGCGTACGGGGCACTGCCCTTCGTCGCCGACCCGCGGCTCGTGCTGCGCGAGGTGCACCGGGTGCTGCGGCCCGGCGGTCGGTTCGTCTTCTCCGTCACCCATCCCATCCGTTGGGCGTTCCCGGACGAGCCCGGCCCGGAGGGACTGAGCGTCTCCGGGTCCTACTTCGACCGCACCCCCTACGTGGAGGAGGACGAGCAGGGCCGCGCGGTGTACGTCGAGCACCACAGGACGCTGGGCGACCGGGTCCGCGACGTCGCCGCCTCGGGCTTTCGACTGGTGGACCTGGTGGAGCCGCAGTGGCCGGAGTGGAACAGCTCCGAATGGGGCGGCTGGTCCCCGTTGCGCGGCCGTCTGATCCCGGGAACGGCGATCTTCGTGTGCGTACGGGACTGAGGGCGTGATCCGTCACGACGCTCTGGACGCCCTTCCCGTGCGCGAGGCGCTTCCCCGGCTGACCGACGCCCTTCGGGAGCGCGGCACCGCCGTCCTCGTCGCGCCGCCCGGTACCGGAAAGACGACCCTGATGCCGCTGGTGCTGGCGGGGCTGACCGGCGACGGCCCCGCGCGGCGGGTCGTGGTCGCCGAGCCGCGGCGGATCGCGGCGCGCGCGGCGGCCCGACGGATGGCCTGGCTGCTGGGCGAGAAGCCCGGCGAGTCGGTCGGCTTCACGGTGCGCGGGGAGCGGGTGACCGGCCGGCACACGCGTGTGGAGGTCGTCACGACCGGCGTGCTCCTTCAGCGGCTGCAACGTGACCAGGAGCTGACCGGTGTGGACGTCGTGGTGCTCGACGAGTGCCACGAGCGGCATCTGGACGCGGACACGGCCGCGGCGTTCCTGTGGGACGTGCGTGAGACGCTGCGTCCGGAGCTGCGTCTGGTGGCCGCGTCGGCGACGACCGACGCGGCGGGCTGGGCACGACTGCTGGGCGACGCGCCCGTCGTCGAGGCGCGCGGCACGGCGCACCCGGTGGAGGTGGTGTGGGCGCCTCCCGCCCGTCCCCTGCGGCCGCCGCACGGTATGCGGGTCGACCCGGCGCTGCTGACGCATACGGCGTCGGTGGTGCGGCGGGCGCTGGCCGAGCGGGACGGGGACGTTCTGGTGTTCCTGCCGGGCGTGGGCGAGATCGCCCGGGTGGCCGCACAGTTGGGGACGCTCCCGGACGTCGAGGTGCTCCAGGTGCACGGACGGGCGCCGGCCGCGGTGCAGGACGCGGTGCTGGCGCCCGGACAGCGGCGCCGGGTGGTGCTGGCGACCTCGGTGGCGGAGTCGTCACTGACGGTGCCGGGGGTGCGGGTGGTCGTGGACGCGGGCCTCGCGCGTGAGCCCCGCGTCGACCACGCGCGCGGCCTGAGCGCTCTGACGACGGTACGGGCCTCGCAGGCGGCGGGCCGGCAGCGGGCGGGGCGGGCCGGGCGCGAGGCGCCGGGCGCGGTGTACCGGTGCTGGGCACAGGCGGAGGACGCCCGGCTGCCGCGGTTCCCCTCCCCCGAGATCAAGGTGGCCGATCTGACGGCGTTCGCGCTCCAGACGGCCTGCTGGGGCGACCCGGACGCCTCCGGGCTCGCCCTGCTCGATCCGCCCCCGGCCGGGGCGATGGCGGCGGCCGGGGCCGTCCTGACCGCGATCGGGGCCGTCGGCGCCGACGGTCGGGCCACCGAGCGGGGCACCCGGCTCGCCCGGCTGGGCCTGCATCCTCGGCTCGGGCGTGCCCTGCTGGACGCGGCGACGGCCGTGGGCCCCGCGCTCGCCGCCGAGGTGGTCGCGCTGATCGGCGAGGATGCGCCGCGGAGCTACGGGGACGATCTCGCCGGCGCGTTGCGCACCGCGCGGCGCGGGGACGACGCCTACGCGCAGCGGTGGCGCGCCGAGGTGCGACGGCTGCGCGCGCTCGCCCGGGACGTCTCCGCGCGGGGCACCTCGCAAGGCGCCTCACGGGGTACAGCGAGGGACACCTCACAGACGGGCGGCGGCCCGCCGCACGTGGACGAAATGGACGCGCGGGTGGGGCTGGTCGCCGCGCTCGCGTTCCCCGAGCGGATCGCCCGCGCGGACGGCGGTTCGTATCTGATGGTGTCCGGGACACGGGCCGAGGCCGGGGCGGGCACCGGGCTGCGCGGCGCGCCCTGGATCGCGGTCGCCGCGGCCGACCGGCCCGTGGGGCGGGGGCACGCGCGCGTGCAGCTCGGCGCGGTCGTCGACGAGGCCACCGCGCGGTGGGCGGCCGACGCCCTGCTGGAGACGCGCGAGGAGGTGCACTGGGCCGACGGGGACGTCGTCGCCCGGCGGGTCGAGCGGCTGGGGGCCGTCGAACTGGCCGTACGGCCCCGTACCGACGCGGAGCCCGCACTCGTACGGGCCGCGCTGCTGGACGGGCTGCGGCGGGAGGGGTTCGGGCTGCTGCGGTGGCCGGCCGGGGCGGCCGTGCTGCGGCAACGGCTCGCGTTCGTGCACCGGCAGGCCGGCGAACCCTGGCCCGACGTGTCCGACGAGGCGCTGCACGCGCGCGTGCGGGAGTGGCTGGAGCCGGAACTGAGCCGCGCCCGGCGCCGGGCCGACCTGGCTCGGATCGACGCCGGGCAGGCCCTTCGCCGGCTGCTGCCGTGGGCGTCCGGGGAGGCTCTCCGCCTGGACGAACTCGCCCCCGAGCGGATCACCGTACCCAGCGGGTCCGCGGTCCGGATCGACTACTCCGACCCCGGTCGGCCGGTGCTCGCGGTGAAACTCCAGGAGATGTTCGGGCTCCAGGAGTCGCCACGGGTGGCCGGGGTGCCCCTGCTGGTGCATCTGCTGTCCCCGGCCGGGCGTCCCGCCGCCGTCACCGCCGACCTCGCCTCCTTCTGGAAGGACGGCTACAAGGGTGTACGGGCCGAGCTGCGCGGCCGTTATCCCCGGCATCCATGGCCCGAGGACCCCGCCGCGGCCGAGCCGACCCGGCACACCAACGCGCGGCTCGGGCGGTGACGCCCCGCTCCTCCTCCGCCGCCTGAGCGGGGCAGGAGGAGCGGAGGCGAGAGCGCGCTTACGACCTCACCCGCGATGGGGAGTGGATCAGCGAGCGGCCTCATGCGGCTTCGCCTCCAAGGCGGAGGAGGAAGTGAGGGCGGAACCATCGCGACCGACGACAACGCCGGAGGCGAAGCCGCAGGGCGTCGGGAGCCCGCTCACTATCGCGGGTGAGGTCGTTAGGGCGTGCAGAGAAACAACTTGTGGGTTTCTGGACTTGATGTCGCAGGTCAGCGCGCCGCCCACCCGCATGTTGTTCTCCGGCAGACCCTTACAGACCTCCGGCGGACGGCACAGCGTCGCAGGGCGGTGGTACAGGGCAGTGGTACAGGGCGGTGACACGGAGACTGTGGCAGGTTCGATTCCTGCCCCCACCCGGCCCGATGAGGTGTCAGGTCGTCCCGGAGCGGCGGACGGGCGGGTGCCCCCTCCATCGTGACGGAGGGGGCATCCCGGGTCCGCGCGGGCGCGCGTGCTGCTACGTGCCGGCGGTGGGATCGGGGGACGCGGTTCCGGCCGCGGCCACGGTGAGTTCGACCGTGAGGGTGGCGCCGCCCGCGGTGGTGATGCGGAG
Coding sequences within it:
- the hrpB gene encoding ATP-dependent helicase HrpB, which gives rise to MIRHDALDALPVREALPRLTDALRERGTAVLVAPPGTGKTTLMPLVLAGLTGDGPARRVVVAEPRRIAARAAARRMAWLLGEKPGESVGFTVRGERVTGRHTRVEVVTTGVLLQRLQRDQELTGVDVVVLDECHERHLDADTAAAFLWDVRETLRPELRLVAASATTDAAGWARLLGDAPVVEARGTAHPVEVVWAPPARPLRPPHGMRVDPALLTHTASVVRRALAERDGDVLVFLPGVGEIARVAAQLGTLPDVEVLQVHGRAPAAVQDAVLAPGQRRRVVLATSVAESSLTVPGVRVVVDAGLAREPRVDHARGLSALTTVRASQAAGRQRAGRAGREAPGAVYRCWAQAEDARLPRFPSPEIKVADLTAFALQTACWGDPDASGLALLDPPPAGAMAAAGAVLTAIGAVGADGRATERGTRLARLGLHPRLGRALLDAATAVGPALAAEVVALIGEDAPRSYGDDLAGALRTARRGDDAYAQRWRAEVRRLRALARDVSARGTSQGASRGTARDTSQTGGGPPHVDEMDARVGLVAALAFPERIARADGGSYLMVSGTRAEAGAGTGLRGAPWIAVAAADRPVGRGHARVQLGAVVDEATARWAADALLETREEVHWADGDVVARRVERLGAVELAVRPRTDAEPALVRAALLDGLRREGFGLLRWPAGAAVLRQRLAFVHRQAGEPWPDVSDEALHARVREWLEPELSRARRRADLARIDAGQALRRLLPWASGEALRLDELAPERITVPSGSAVRIDYSDPGRPVLAVKLQEMFGLQESPRVAGVPLLVHLLSPAGRPAAVTADLASFWKDGYKGVRAELRGRYPRHPWPEDPAAAEPTRHTNARLGR
- a CDS encoding class I SAM-dependent methyltransferase; protein product: MEPIIQEPEGPEPEATRRDAGITESARANRGWWDRNADEYQVEHGTFLGDDRFVWCPEGLDEVEAELLGPPEELKDRAVLELGAGAAQCSRWLAAQGARPVALDISHRQLQHALRIGGPFPLVCADAGVLPFADGSFDLACSAYGALPFVADPRLVLREVHRVLRPGGRFVFSVTHPIRWAFPDEPGPEGLSVSGSYFDRTPYVEEDEQGRAVYVEHHRTLGDRVRDVAASGFRLVDLVEPQWPEWNSSEWGGWSPLRGRLIPGTAIFVCVRD